One region of Mucilaginibacter sp. 14171R-50 genomic DNA includes:
- a CDS encoding DUF2809 domain-containing protein, whose protein sequence is MLKLNKVYFFLALIFLAAEVLIGLCLNDAFIRPYGGDFLVVILLYCGIRSFADFNSNYTAICVLLFAYLMEFSQRLHLINRLGLHNSAMARLILGTSFSWNDILMYTLGILFVWLIERLWRAI, encoded by the coding sequence ATGCTTAAGTTAAATAAAGTGTACTTCTTTTTAGCGTTGATATTTTTGGCGGCGGAGGTCCTGATCGGCCTGTGCCTGAACGATGCATTTATACGCCCCTACGGCGGCGACTTTTTGGTGGTGATATTGCTTTATTGCGGTATCCGCAGCTTTGCTGATTTTAACAGCAACTATACGGCAATCTGCGTGTTGCTGTTTGCCTACCTTATGGAGTTTAGCCAACGGCTGCACCTGATCAACCGGCTTGGGCTGCACAACTCGGCTATGGCGCGCCTGATACTGGGCACCAGTTTTTCATGGAATGATATACTGATGTACACTTTGGGCATATTGTTCGTTTGGTTGATAGAAAGGTTATGGAGAGCGATATAA
- a CDS encoding DUF6377 domain-containing protein: MKKLLLFVLVGLPLIANAASPSPSDSLLKVLRAEIARKSIYDKQKDEQIAALRQKLYAKQPSDLMAKYNATLGLFEAFKDYRFDSTFHYAQQLVDISVQLHDNSKLAENRLRLGTTLITSGMFKETFDCLREVKRRWLDKQLKKSYYVLYSWAWSDLSKYNADRFYAPEDRERKYRYLDSAIALADSGSFEQLILKAQQQPNIGPHPSRYYMELMNRKLSAHEEAMVVTGLSRYRTGDEKLRLLAIAAINDVRTSTYRAQAMLELGNALFDRGRLDDAYFFLQQALDQANKFGARMQRYQVARALPVVAAERDMSAKRERQHFLIFLASVVVITIITGLVGFIIFVQLKKVRAGERVIRETNRLLAKQNNMLWEEGRIKEEYIGFFFSELSRHIVKLDKLKNQVHRKVKSGSFDEALRQLENVDIHEERQRLFNTFDQVFLKLFPDFIEAVNAMLPEEDQFKPKAAGTLTTQLRILALMRLGINNNEMIANILEYTVNTVYTYRFRLRTKALIPGDDFEQRIMGIEIATE, encoded by the coding sequence ATGAAAAAGCTTTTGCTATTCGTTCTGGTAGGTTTGCCCCTTATCGCTAATGCGGCATCACCGTCGCCGTCCGACAGTTTGCTGAAGGTGCTCAGGGCTGAGATAGCCCGTAAAAGTATATATGACAAGCAAAAAGACGAACAGATTGCCGCGCTAAGGCAAAAGCTTTATGCAAAACAACCGTCGGATCTGATGGCGAAATATAACGCCACTTTGGGCCTGTTCGAGGCTTTTAAAGATTACCGTTTTGATTCTACGTTTCATTACGCCCAACAACTGGTAGATATCAGCGTACAGCTGCATGATAACAGTAAACTTGCGGAGAACCGCCTGCGTTTAGGCACAACGCTTATAACATCGGGCATGTTTAAGGAAACATTTGATTGCCTGCGCGAAGTAAAACGCAGGTGGTTAGACAAGCAACTGAAAAAATCATACTATGTACTTTATTCCTGGGCATGGTCTGATCTGTCGAAGTACAATGCCGATCGTTTTTATGCACCCGAGGACCGCGAAAGGAAGTATCGTTACCTCGACTCGGCCATCGCGTTAGCAGATAGCGGGTCCTTTGAGCAATTGATATTAAAGGCGCAGCAACAACCAAACATAGGGCCTCACCCGTCGCGGTATTATATGGAGCTGATGAACCGCAAACTTTCGGCACACGAGGAAGCGATGGTAGTTACCGGCTTAAGCCGGTATCGTACCGGCGACGAAAAACTGAGGCTGCTGGCCATAGCCGCTATAAATGATGTGCGTACCTCTACCTATAGGGCACAGGCCATGCTCGAATTAGGTAACGCCCTTTTTGACCGGGGAAGGCTTGATGATGCCTACTTCTTTTTACAACAGGCGCTTGACCAGGCCAACAAATTTGGAGCGCGTATGCAACGTTACCAGGTTGCGCGTGCATTGCCGGTAGTAGCCGCCGAGCGCGACATGAGTGCCAAACGCGAGCGGCAGCACTTCCTGATATTCCTGGCATCGGTAGTGGTGATAACGATAATTACCGGTCTTGTGGGCTTTATTATTTTTGTGCAGCTAAAAAAAGTACGGGCAGGCGAACGTGTGATACGCGAGACCAATCGGCTTTTGGCCAAACAGAATAATATGTTATGGGAAGAGGGGCGAATAAAAGAAGAATACATCGGTTTTTTTTTCAGTGAGCTATCGCGGCATATTGTTAAGCTTGATAAGCTGAAGAACCAGGTGCATAGAAAGGTAAAGTCGGGCAGTTTTGACGAGGCACTGCGCCAGTTGGAAAACGTAGACATACACGAGGAACGCCAGCGGCTGTTCAATACTTTTGACCAGGTATTTTTAAAATTATTCCCCGATTTTATTGAGGCGGTAAACGCCATGCTGCCCGAAGAGGACCAGTTTAAGCCAAAGGCTGCAGGTACGCTTACTACCCAACTGCGGATACTCGCCCTAATGCGTTTGGGCATCAACAACAACGAGATGATCGCAAATATTTTAGAATACACCGTAAATACCGTTTATACCTACCGTTTTCGCCTGCGTACTAAGGCCCTTATTCCGGGTGATGACTTTGAACAACGCATTATGGGTATAGAAATTGCCACCGAATAG
- a CDS encoding type 2 lanthipeptide synthetase LanM family protein: MDPNAAVLSEGQTDIFGLSVRGQFLTERISQPGMYGLPVAGDETTEQRLTKWAQTAARGKADLFLKRLSWDGLDEDAARRLLTDDNFYPDHDTGDWTTLLNNCMEALVSFLPDTLDATIRESLLTHVPFWELCYPFAQYARKQLDEHLSRQQDIFVTEKISPAVLDQYQAALLAQLAEDMGPCLYGEFKAFRPPAINMLNTLLQEPVFTAQKDNHYQAFIAREKTDGLAGFFAKYTALARVIAQRISGWLETTIEFITRLQDDWTSIQTTFGPGVDKLVNIDTGLSDYHNRSRTVVAVHFASGSKLIYKPKNGGVEAAYYNFLNWCNNRMQGECPAFHVSKILDAGSHCWVEYIAHNSCTAPEQIDRFYERSGILLAAIYLLGGVDCHYENIIAMGEYPVLVDTETLLHPYVNKAVFGQQETKIARDMEEHFWDSVLRTGMLPRWEFGKDPKMSVDISGFGSEDQGQERTKRLEWTGINTDSMSRKYKAYERPQKQNMPLLNGEAISFQPYTDNIIAGFERFYQFIYDLSPMEKETAFGIFKNQHIRYVYRSTNIYSTILRNAMQPDALQSGMDFSIEIDALAVAYLSEKEQPKSWPIFEEEQTDLLSMDIPYFSCSTGGTALILKSGKVIPNFFRSTSFDDLAERVGAMNSEKLAQQVTIIRGAFHARFSQNYERLDALKEKKPGLNDIPAKLSPDELLAEAVRIGDAIADTAIIGAGNSLNWIGLAHFPEADRYQLQPLDDSMYSGRCGIALFLATLYQISGTAKYKTLALNALSTLRSQLQVENEAEREEYARLLKIGAASGIGSFIYALTRMADLLGEPDLLNDAYAASTFITKKVIDQDKHLDIISGSSGAILGLLAIYRAAKNPDVLQRAIWCGEHLTTQITNYNGHEAWLTFEDTPLCGFAHGAAGIAYALLRLYTITGNTAYLETANKGIAFEDAMYSAEHKNWPDLRSFSFKEGSYGFTTTWCHGAPGIGLARLATFNVNTSAITGEHIDAAINCTLEFGTDHPDYLCCGNFGRMDFLLEASRKLNRPQLALQVDAMTAQILKQAAEEGTYQLFCNTPSTAFKPGLFLGMAGIGYQLLRLYSPAVPSVLLWES; encoded by the coding sequence ATGGACCCTAACGCCGCTGTTTTATCTGAAGGACAGACCGACATTTTCGGTTTATCAGTTCGGGGCCAGTTTTTAACAGAGCGTATCAGTCAGCCCGGAATGTACGGTTTGCCTGTTGCCGGGGATGAAACTACCGAACAGCGTTTAACAAAATGGGCGCAAACAGCTGCCCGGGGCAAAGCAGATTTATTTTTGAAGCGTTTAAGCTGGGATGGCCTTGACGAGGATGCTGCCCGACGGTTATTGACCGACGATAACTTTTACCCCGATCATGACACAGGCGACTGGACAACATTGCTTAATAATTGCATGGAAGCCCTGGTGTCGTTTTTGCCCGATACACTTGACGCTACTATACGCGAAAGCTTACTTACACATGTGCCGTTTTGGGAACTTTGCTATCCCTTCGCACAATATGCCCGTAAACAACTTGATGAACACCTAAGCAGACAGCAGGATATATTTGTTACAGAAAAAATATCACCCGCGGTTTTAGATCAGTATCAGGCCGCTTTGCTTGCTCAACTGGCAGAAGATATGGGCCCGTGCCTGTATGGCGAATTTAAAGCGTTCCGCCCGCCTGCCATCAATATGCTGAATACCTTATTGCAGGAACCTGTCTTCACCGCGCAAAAAGATAACCATTACCAGGCGTTTATCGCCCGCGAAAAAACCGACGGGCTGGCGGGGTTCTTTGCCAAATACACCGCCCTGGCCAGGGTAATTGCACAACGAATATCGGGGTGGCTGGAAACCACCATCGAGTTCATTACCCGCTTACAAGATGACTGGACATCTATTCAAACAACGTTCGGACCCGGCGTTGATAAGTTGGTAAACATTGATACTGGTTTGTCTGATTACCACAACAGAAGCAGAACGGTAGTAGCGGTACACTTTGCATCGGGCAGCAAGCTGATATATAAGCCTAAAAATGGCGGCGTCGAAGCCGCTTATTATAATTTTTTGAACTGGTGCAACAACCGAATGCAGGGTGAATGCCCGGCTTTTCATGTATCTAAAATACTGGATGCGGGCTCGCATTGCTGGGTTGAATACATAGCGCACAATAGTTGCACCGCTCCCGAACAGATCGACCGTTTTTACGAGCGTTCGGGGATATTGTTAGCGGCGATATATTTATTGGGCGGTGTTGATTGCCATTACGAGAACATTATCGCGATGGGCGAATACCCTGTATTGGTTGATACCGAAACCCTATTGCATCCATATGTAAACAAAGCAGTTTTTGGTCAGCAGGAAACAAAGATTGCGCGCGATATGGAAGAACATTTCTGGGATTCGGTATTACGTACCGGCATGCTGCCCCGCTGGGAATTTGGCAAAGATCCTAAAATGTCGGTTGATATTAGCGGCTTTGGCAGCGAAGACCAGGGGCAGGAGCGCACCAAACGACTGGAATGGACCGGCATCAATACAGATTCTATGTCGCGAAAGTATAAAGCATATGAGCGCCCCCAAAAACAAAACATGCCTTTACTCAACGGAGAGGCAATATCTTTTCAGCCTTACACCGATAATATCATTGCCGGGTTTGAGCGGTTCTATCAGTTTATCTATGATCTGTCGCCGATGGAAAAGGAAACTGCTTTTGGCATTTTCAAAAACCAACATATCCGTTATGTGTACCGGTCTACCAACATTTATTCAACCATTTTACGCAATGCCATGCAGCCGGATGCGTTGCAAAGCGGCATGGATTTTAGTATAGAGATCGACGCGCTGGCGGTGGCCTATTTGTCGGAAAAAGAACAGCCTAAAAGCTGGCCGATATTTGAAGAAGAGCAAACCGACCTGCTGAGCATGGATATCCCTTATTTTTCCTGTTCAACCGGCGGTACTGCGCTTATCCTTAAATCCGGCAAGGTAATACCAAATTTTTTCAGGTCGACAAGCTTCGACGACCTGGCTGAGCGGGTCGGCGCGATGAACTCCGAAAAGCTTGCGCAGCAGGTGACCATTATCCGCGGGGCGTTCCACGCGCGCTTTTCGCAAAACTATGAGCGGCTGGATGCCTTGAAGGAAAAAAAGCCCGGGTTGAATGATATCCCCGCTAAACTAAGCCCCGATGAATTGCTGGCCGAAGCCGTCAGGATCGGCGATGCAATAGCGGATACAGCTATTATTGGCGCTGGAAATAGCTTAAACTGGATAGGGCTTGCCCACTTCCCTGAAGCCGACCGCTACCAGTTGCAGCCGCTTGACGATAGCATGTACAGTGGCCGTTGCGGCATCGCGCTGTTCTTAGCTACCTTATATCAGATCAGCGGAACAGCTAAATACAAAACGCTTGCGCTAAACGCGCTGTCAACCTTACGCAGCCAGTTACAAGTGGAAAACGAAGCCGAAAGGGAAGAATACGCCCGGCTTTTGAAAATAGGCGCGGCATCAGGCATTGGCTCTTTTATATATGCACTCACCCGCATGGCTGACCTGTTAGGTGAGCCCGATCTGCTAAATGATGCTTACGCGGCATCAACCTTTATCACAAAAAAAGTTATCGATCAGGACAAGCACTTGGATATCATCAGCGGTAGCTCGGGCGCGATATTAGGCCTGCTGGCAATATACAGGGCCGCTAAAAACCCCGATGTTTTGCAGCGCGCTATCTGGTGCGGCGAACATTTGACCACACAAATTACCAACTATAACGGCCACGAGGCCTGGCTTACCTTTGAGGATACCCCGCTTTGCGGTTTCGCGCACGGGGCGGCAGGTATTGCCTATGCATTATTAAGGCTATATACCATTACCGGGAACACCGCCTATTTAGAAACGGCTAATAAGGGAATAGCTTTTGAGGATGCGATGTATTCGGCAGAACATAAAAACTGGCCCGATCTGCGGTCGTTCTCATTTAAAGAAGGCAGCTATGGGTTTACCACCACATGGTGCCACGGGGCGCCGGGCATTGGCCTTGCAAGGCTGGCCACTTTTAACGTTAACACCTCAGCCATAACCGGCGAACACATTGATGCCGCGATAAACTGCACCCTTGAGTTTGGCACAGACCACCCCGACTACTTATGCTGCGGAAACTTTGGCCGTATGGATTTTTTGCTGGAAGCCTCGCGCAAATTAAACAGGCCCCAGCTTGCCCTACAGGTTGACGCCATGACTGCGCAGATACTTAAACAAGCCGCCGAAGAAGGCACCTACCAGTTATTTTGCAATACGCCCAGCACCGCGTTTAAGCCGGGGTTGTTCCTTGGGATGGCGGGCATTGGCTACCAGTTGCTGCGCTTGTATTCGCCGGCTGTTCCATCGGTGTTATTGTGGGAATCGTAA
- a CDS encoding Nif11 family protein → MSKIENFRQQLLTDTNLQQEALAAAANGDFAENMAALGAKHGHSFTADDVNAEMAKLKGGDVASGSDMSAAAMSVKAGCGTSSTLPNPSYTMDCGASTQRCLCTL, encoded by the coding sequence ATGTCAAAAATCGAAAACTTCAGACAACAATTACTAACCGACACCAACCTGCAGCAAGAAGCGTTAGCCGCGGCAGCAAACGGCGATTTCGCTGAAAACATGGCGGCGCTTGGCGCAAAACACGGCCATTCTTTCACTGCCGATGATGTTAATGCAGAAATGGCAAAATTAAAAGGCGGCGATGTAGCTTCAGGTTCCGATATGTCGGCAGCGGCTATGAGCGTAAAAGCAGGGTGCGGAACTTCATCAACCCTGCCAAACCCTTCGTATACTATGGATTGCGGAGCCAGCACACAAAGATGCCTTTGCACACTGTAA
- the ppsA gene encoding phosphoenolpyruvate synthase, which yields MGDYVLDFQEIDSAQLALAGGKGTNLGELSRLDGIQVPGGFCVTTAAFIKALSTSPQFKQLLDALALLKITDRDRIADMSGEIRRVIEAIAIPADIQDEVSNSLLKFGEGHAYAVRSSATAEDLPTASFAGQQDTYLNVIGKEEILKHISKCWASLFTERAIFYRMQNGFDHRKVYLAVVIQKMIFPGAAGIMFTADPVTSNRKVVSIDAGFGLGEALVSGLVNADNYKVCNGELTDKKVSAKKLAIYAVKNGGVKQETIEDAQQSRQALTDAQILELASTGRLIEQYFGCPQDIEWCLAGDTFYIVQSRPITTLYPIPEVNDTENHVYISVGHQQMMTDAIKPLGLSFWLLTTPAHMRVAGGRLFADVTQMLASPGTRNTIINTLGKFDPLVKEALTTVVDRGDFIKTILDDNTNPVPAKDGKPAPLPNYQALNEYDPTMVSGLINRSRAAINALEQNILSKSGPALFDFILENIGELKKGIAEPQSMGVIMTAMNAASWINEKIELWLGEKNVADKLSQSVPDNITSEMGLDLLEVADVIRPYPQVIEYLQHIKDDQFLDGLLRFDGGQETRDAFDTYLNKYGMRCAGEIDITRDRWSEKPATLVPLILSNIKNFEPGARARKFEQGRREALEKEQELLHRLKQLPDGEEKAREFKRMTDLVRNYAGYREYPKYSIISRYFIYKQALLKETARLVQIKVIREKEDIYYLTFNELREVVTTGKPDYELITQRKEDYELYKKLSPPRVMTSDGEIITSSYGPENLPAGAIAGLAVSSGVIEGRARVILKMEDADIQEGDILVTPFTDPSWTPLFVSVKGLVTEVGGLMTHGAVIAREYGLPAVVGVENVAKTIKDGQRIRVNGTDGYIELL from the coding sequence ATGGGTGATTACGTACTTGATTTTCAGGAAATAGATAGCGCGCAGCTTGCGCTGGCTGGTGGCAAAGGCACCAATCTCGGAGAACTTAGCAGGCTTGATGGCATACAAGTGCCCGGTGGTTTTTGTGTTACCACCGCGGCTTTTATTAAGGCCTTGAGCACATCACCGCAGTTTAAGCAATTACTTGACGCATTGGCGCTTTTAAAAATTACTGACAGGGATAGGATAGCTGATATGAGCGGGGAGATACGCCGTGTTATCGAGGCTATAGCTATACCCGCAGATATACAGGATGAGGTTAGTAACTCACTTTTAAAATTTGGCGAAGGGCATGCGTATGCGGTGCGGTCGAGCGCTACGGCCGAGGACCTGCCAACAGCATCATTTGCCGGCCAGCAGGATACGTACCTGAATGTTATTGGCAAAGAGGAGATACTAAAGCATATCAGCAAGTGCTGGGCATCGTTGTTTACTGAGCGGGCCATATTTTATCGCATGCAAAACGGTTTCGATCATCGTAAGGTTTACCTGGCCGTTGTGATCCAAAAAATGATCTTCCCCGGTGCGGCAGGGATCATGTTCACCGCCGATCCGGTCACCTCGAACAGAAAAGTAGTATCTATTGATGCCGGTTTTGGTTTGGGCGAGGCCCTTGTATCCGGCCTGGTGAATGCTGATAATTATAAAGTATGCAACGGCGAACTAACAGATAAGAAGGTATCAGCAAAAAAACTGGCTATATACGCGGTGAAAAATGGCGGTGTTAAGCAAGAGACGATAGAAGACGCGCAGCAAAGCAGGCAAGCACTTACAGACGCGCAGATATTGGAGCTTGCAAGTACAGGCAGATTGATAGAACAATACTTCGGCTGCCCGCAGGATATAGAATGGTGTTTGGCCGGTGATACCTTTTATATTGTACAAAGCCGCCCCATTACTACTTTATACCCCATCCCGGAAGTGAACGACACTGAAAACCATGTGTATATATCCGTAGGTCACCAGCAAATGATGACCGATGCCATTAAACCATTGGGATTGTCGTTTTGGCTGTTAACAACCCCTGCACATATGCGTGTAGCCGGGGGGCGCTTATTTGCAGATGTTACTCAAATGCTGGCTTCGCCCGGCACCAGGAACACGATAATAAATACGCTGGGAAAATTCGACCCGCTGGTAAAAGAGGCGTTAACAACCGTTGTAGACCGCGGCGATTTTATAAAAACGATATTGGATGATAACACAAACCCGGTACCGGCTAAAGACGGTAAACCGGCGCCACTGCCTAATTACCAGGCCCTGAACGAATACGACCCGACAATGGTTTCCGGTTTGATAAACCGCAGCCGGGCAGCAATAAATGCGTTGGAACAAAATATCTTGTCAAAATCGGGCCCGGCCTTGTTTGACTTTATCCTGGAAAATATTGGGGAATTAAAAAAGGGCATTGCAGAGCCCCAAAGTATGGGCGTTATTATGACGGCTATGAATGCGGCATCGTGGATCAATGAGAAAATAGAGTTGTGGCTGGGCGAGAAGAACGTGGCCGATAAGCTTTCGCAATCGGTACCTGATAACATCACTTCGGAAATGGGCCTGGATTTGCTCGAAGTTGCGGATGTGATTCGCCCATACCCGCAGGTAATTGAGTATTTGCAACACATAAAGGACGATCAATTTTTGGACGGACTGCTTCGATTTGATGGCGGACAGGAAACCCGTGACGCGTTTGATACTTATCTAAATAAATACGGGATGCGTTGTGCCGGCGAAATTGATATCACGAGAGATCGTTGGAGCGAAAAGCCGGCAACATTGGTGCCCCTGATATTAAGCAATATCAAAAATTTTGAACCCGGCGCCCGGGCCAGGAAGTTTGAACAAGGGCGGCGCGAAGCCCTGGAAAAAGAGCAGGAGTTATTACACAGGTTAAAACAATTACCGGATGGAGAGGAGAAAGCCCGCGAGTTTAAACGCATGACAGACCTGGTACGAAATTATGCAGGCTATCGCGAGTATCCGAAATACAGCATCATCAGCCGCTATTTTATTTATAAGCAGGCTTTACTAAAAGAAACTGCCCGACTAGTGCAGATAAAAGTTATACGCGAGAAAGAAGATATATACTACCTTACTTTTAACGAATTGCGGGAAGTAGTAACCACCGGCAAACCGGATTACGAATTGATCACCCAACGAAAAGAGGACTATGAATTGTACAAAAAGCTCAGTCCGCCGCGTGTAATGACATCCGACGGTGAAATCATAACCAGCAGCTACGGGCCTGAAAACCTGCCGGCAGGGGCCATTGCGGGCCTGGCTGTTTCATCCGGTGTGATAGAGGGGCGCGCCAGGGTTATCTTAAAAATGGAAGATGCGGATATACAAGAAGGGGACATTTTGGTAACCCCTTTTACCGACCCCAGCTGGACGCCTCTATTTGTATCTGTAAAAGGGCTGGTAACCGAAGTGGGCGGACTGATGACCCATGGTGCGGTAATAGCACGTGAATACGGCTTGCCGGCAGTTGTGGGTGTAGAAAATGTTGCCAAAACCATTAAAGACGGGCAGCGCATTCGTGTAAACGGTACAGACGGCTATATTGAGTTGTTATAA
- a CDS encoding oxygenase MpaB family protein has product MESDIRYFVGEGSIVRKIWANADTVLFIFAGAAAEFALNKAVDWLYFTGKLPADPLGRLFSTVTYSHRILFSTDDGAHAAIDQINAIHQHVETARGDRIPDWAYLDVLDMLIDYSVRSYELLERKLTNEEKAEVFRIFYKVGTRMNLKGLALNYEDWAAQRALRLKLNLQYSDLTQDLYKQYRKHLGNPRYWLLRMVQALLVPTPVKNMLGLKGGTLLKPLLFMYKLSGIIKLKYLLRDALLPVAYKSRIRALDKGAL; this is encoded by the coding sequence ATGGAGAGCGATATAAGATATTTTGTTGGGGAAGGCTCCATTGTACGGAAAATTTGGGCTAACGCCGACACGGTTTTGTTTATTTTCGCCGGAGCGGCCGCCGAGTTCGCGCTTAACAAAGCGGTAGACTGGCTATACTTTACCGGGAAGCTGCCTGCCGACCCGCTGGGGCGCCTGTTCTCAACCGTTACTTACTCGCACCGCATCCTGTTTTCTACGGATGACGGCGCGCATGCGGCCATCGACCAGATAAACGCCATACATCAACATGTTGAAACCGCCCGGGGCGACAGGATACCCGACTGGGCCTACCTGGATGTATTGGATATGCTGATAGATTATTCTGTACGTTCTTATGAACTGCTTGAAAGGAAGCTGACCAACGAGGAAAAGGCGGAAGTATTTCGCATATTTTACAAAGTAGGCACGCGCATGAACCTGAAAGGCTTAGCTCTTAATTACGAAGATTGGGCAGCACAGCGGGCCTTACGTTTAAAACTCAATCTGCAATATAGCGATCTGACGCAGGACCTTTATAAGCAATACCGAAAGCATTTGGGCAACCCGCGGTATTGGCTGTTAAGAATGGTGCAGGCGCTGCTTGTACCAACGCCGGTAAAAAACATGCTTGGCCTTAAAGGCGGCACCCTGCTAAAACCATTACTCTTTATGTACAAACTATCGGGCATAATAAAGTTAAAATATCTTTTAAGAGATGCCCTTTTGCCCGTCGCATATAAAAGCCGGATAAGGGCGTTGGATAAGGGTGCTTTATGA